One Nitrosomonas sp. PY1 DNA window includes the following coding sequences:
- a CDS encoding (Fe-S)-binding protein — protein MPSRSSSTNFKKIIAHEANQCVSCGLCLPACPTYRLLKSEADSPRGRIALMQGAVTGKISMNARFIEHMDRCLTCRACEAICPNHVSYGRLIDQTRALLLEQPQPIKKTSQSRLKHLLQKTLLTQPNRLEKLRRLYYLIQTSGFWKWIHSFDQLKANPLIKLLASLPITKFPYASTSETKASFFINHTWKETYSANKNKRGEVALFLGCVARLTDTATLNASIYVLNRLGYTVHVPQKQTCCGALYQHSGHVKEVSLLNKQNKIAFESHHVDAIITTASGCGAQLAEHGLFDENHSIMDISQFLTTASGWEQVDIAPLSDKIVVHDPCTLRNVLQGQSYPYALMSRIPNAQVIALENNDQCCGAAGTYFLDQSDIANALLTHKLHDLVTHDAKYLVTSNVGCSMHITQGLWGKNIPVEVLHPVTLLARQMGLTN, from the coding sequence TTGCCATCCCGTTCTTCATCTACTAATTTTAAGAAAATTATCGCTCACGAGGCAAATCAGTGTGTGTCTTGTGGCTTATGTTTGCCAGCCTGCCCAACCTATCGACTGCTGAAATCCGAAGCCGATTCTCCACGTGGTCGTATCGCACTTATGCAAGGTGCAGTAACGGGAAAAATTTCTATGAATGCACGATTTATCGAACACATGGATCGTTGTTTGACGTGCCGAGCCTGTGAAGCCATTTGTCCAAATCATGTCTCGTATGGTCGATTAATCGATCAAACTCGGGCTTTATTGCTAGAGCAACCGCAACCAATCAAGAAAACAAGCCAATCCAGATTAAAACACCTTTTACAAAAAACATTGCTTACGCAACCGAATCGATTAGAAAAACTGCGTCGCTTGTACTATCTTATACAAACAAGCGGTTTTTGGAAGTGGATTCATTCGTTTGATCAACTGAAGGCAAATCCATTGATAAAATTACTTGCCAGCCTTCCAATTACGAAGTTTCCATATGCAAGCACAAGCGAAACGAAGGCATCATTTTTTATTAACCATACATGGAAAGAAACTTATTCGGCCAATAAAAACAAACGCGGAGAAGTCGCTTTGTTTCTCGGTTGTGTAGCCAGATTAACTGATACTGCAACCTTAAATGCGAGCATTTACGTATTAAATCGTTTAGGGTATACCGTCCATGTGCCTCAAAAGCAAACTTGCTGCGGTGCCTTGTATCAACATAGCGGTCATGTAAAAGAAGTATCATTATTAAATAAGCAAAACAAAATCGCATTTGAGTCACACCATGTCGATGCAATTATTACCACAGCCTCAGGTTGTGGCGCGCAATTAGCAGAACACGGTTTATTCGATGAAAATCATTCGATCATGGATATTAGTCAATTTCTAACTACTGCGTCTGGATGGGAACAGGTTGATATTGCGCCGTTATCCGATAAAATTGTCGTTCATGATCCCTGTACGTTACGTAACGTATTACAAGGACAATCTTACCCTTATGCGCTCATGTCGCGCATTCCTAATGCTCAGGTGATTGCTTTGGAGAATAATGATCAATGTTGCGGTGCAGCTGGAACTTATTTTTTAGATCAATCCGATATAGCCAATGCTTTGCTTACACATAAGTTACATGATTTGGTAACACATGATGCAAAATATTTGGTAACTTCAAATGTCGGCTGTTCAATGCACATTACTCAGGGATTGTGGGGTAAAAATATTCCGGTAGAAGTATTGCACCCAGTAACGCTACTCGCCCGGCAAATGGGGCTGACAAACTGA
- the rpsP gene encoding 30S ribosomal protein S16, with translation MVIIRLARGGAKKRPFFNMVVADSRYPRDGRFIERVGFYNPRAVGGEEPLRVQLDRISYWQSQGAQLSPTANRLVKQFTVNTQKAANS, from the coding sequence ATGGTTATTATTAGATTAGCAAGGGGTGGTGCCAAAAAACGCCCATTCTTCAATATGGTTGTTGCGGATTCGCGTTATCCTCGTGATGGAAGATTTATTGAGCGCGTTGGATTTTATAATCCTAGAGCTGTTGGAGGGGAGGAGCCTTTGCGCGTTCAATTGGATCGTATTTCGTACTGGCAATCTCAAGGCGCCCAGCTATCGCCAACTGCAAATCGCCTGGTTAAACAATTTACGGTTAATACTCAGAAAGCTGCAAATAGTTAG
- the rimM gene encoding ribosome maturation factor RimM (Essential for efficient processing of 16S rRNA): MGHILGPFGTRGWIKVHPYTECIDGLLQYSSWWLGAEESANWHKTELVTGHVNGDNLNVRLAEYSDREQAFQLKGLQVAVPRSYLPVLPDEQGSYYWSDLVGKRVINLKSHYLGKIIGLFETGANDVLRVQNDSMGNSKEVLIPFIKQTIIQVDLEKSRVIVDWESDF, encoded by the coding sequence ATGGGGCACATCTTAGGGCCCTTCGGGACTCGTGGGTGGATTAAGGTTCACCCATACACGGAGTGTATTGATGGATTGCTGCAGTATTCATCATGGTGGTTGGGTGCAGAAGAATCTGCAAATTGGCATAAAACGGAACTCGTGACGGGTCATGTTAACGGTGATAATTTAAATGTCCGGTTAGCAGAATATTCTGACCGTGAGCAAGCCTTTCAATTAAAAGGATTACAAGTTGCGGTGCCACGTAGCTATTTGCCTGTTTTGCCAGATGAGCAAGGTAGTTACTACTGGTCGGACTTGGTTGGTAAGCGTGTCATCAATTTAAAATCCCATTATTTGGGTAAAATTATTGGGTTGTTTGAAACCGGTGCAAATGATGTATTGCGCGTACAAAATGACTCCATGGGGAATTCTAAAGAGGTTCTCATTCCTTTCATCAAACAGACCATTATTCAAGTAGATCTGGAGAAATCAAGGGTAATTGTTGATTGGGAGTCGGATTTTTAG